Proteins co-encoded in one Synechococcus elongatus PCC 6301 genomic window:
- a CDS encoding EcsC family protein has translation MTSSFESSAINSSEIKLLELPIIRDAIGKAQADGVDWGKSFVNDDRWNGDCDRMCDHAIREAMIWSAGQGAVTSVGGAATIVPGLAADLSLFLYSQIKLAAALFTIHGIDVRDEEVRPLLLAAAAGIAVTDLIDIIGVKVAQNAVRRTLMSIPGKTLAQINRILGVRLISKAGQKTMTNMVKLVPIVGAVAGGGVNAAMMGASGKLIQKFIADYKSAQLS, from the coding sequence ATGACTTCTTCTTTTGAATCTTCAGCAATTAACTCTTCTGAGATCAAGTTGCTTGAATTACCAATTATTAGAGATGCTATTGGAAAAGCCCAGGCTGATGGGGTTGATTGGGGTAAAAGTTTTGTCAATGATGATCGCTGGAACGGTGACTGTGACCGCATGTGTGATCATGCCATTCGAGAAGCAATGATCTGGTCAGCAGGGCAAGGAGCTGTTACTAGTGTGGGCGGAGCTGCCACAATCGTTCCTGGCCTGGCTGCTGATCTTTCGCTCTTTCTTTATTCTCAAATCAAACTTGCTGCAGCTTTGTTTACTATCCATGGAATTGATGTGAGAGATGAAGAGGTTCGACCGTTGCTACTGGCCGCAGCTGCAGGCATTGCCGTAACAGATTTAATAGACATTATTGGCGTTAAAGTTGCTCAAAATGCCGTTCGCAGAACACTCATGTCTATCCCAGGCAAAACACTAGCCCAAATCAATAGAATTCTTGGTGTCAGATTAATTTCAAAAGCCGGTCAAAAAACTATGACTAATATGGTTAAATTAGTTCCTATTGTTGGTGCAGTTGCAGGTGGAGGTGTTAATGCAGCAATGATGGGAGCCTCAGGAAAGCTTATTCAGAAGTTTATTGCTGACTATAAGTCGGCACAGTTAAGTTAA
- a CDS encoding high light inducible protein, producing MDEQQGLDPNYGFTSVRAERWNGRFAMMGLLIGLLTEVLTGQGILHQLGLL from the coding sequence ATGGACGAACAACAAGGCCTCGACCCAAACTACGGCTTCACCAGCGTGCGGGCTGAACGTTGGAATGGTCGTTTCGCCATGATGGGCTTACTCATCGGCCTGCTGACCGAAGTTCTGACTGGTCAGGGCATCCTGCATCAACTCGGATTGCTGTAA
- a CDS encoding phosphoglycerate kinase — protein sequence MSKRTLASLTAADLEGKRVLVRVDFNVPLDGNGKITDDTRIRAALPTIRYLSESGAKVILVSHFGRPKGKPVESMRLTPVAERLSELLGRPVVKTTDAVGAGAEAQVAATSNGQVVLLENVRFHAEEEANDAEFAKALASLADIYVNDAFGAAHRAHAPTAGVTEYLSPCVAGYLLEKELQYLQAAIDNPQRPLAAIVGGSKVSSKIGVIETLLDKCDKLLIGGGMIFTFYKAQGLSVGGSLVEEDKLDLARSLMAKAQEKGVQLLLPVDVVVADKFAPDANAKTVAIDAIPDGWMGLDIGPESVKQFEGALADCRSVIWNGPMGVFEFDQFAVGTEAIARSLAGLTRKGATTIIGGGDSVAAVEKVGVASEMSHISTGGGASLELLEGKVLPGVAALDDAA from the coding sequence GTGTCCAAAAGAACTTTAGCGAGCCTGACCGCCGCTGACTTAGAGGGCAAGCGGGTCCTCGTGCGTGTCGACTTCAATGTCCCTTTGGACGGCAATGGGAAAATTACGGATGACACCCGCATCCGTGCGGCTCTGCCGACGATTCGCTACCTGTCGGAAAGTGGTGCCAAGGTGATTCTGGTCAGCCACTTTGGTCGTCCCAAAGGCAAGCCCGTCGAGAGCATGCGCTTAACGCCGGTGGCTGAGCGCCTCTCGGAATTGCTGGGTCGCCCTGTTGTTAAGACAACCGATGCTGTGGGTGCCGGTGCCGAAGCGCAAGTGGCAGCCACCAGCAATGGCCAAGTCGTGTTGTTGGAGAACGTGCGTTTCCACGCTGAGGAAGAAGCCAACGACGCTGAATTTGCGAAAGCACTAGCTAGCTTGGCCGATATCTACGTCAATGATGCCTTTGGTGCTGCTCACCGGGCTCACGCTCCCACGGCTGGCGTGACTGAATATCTTTCGCCTTGCGTGGCTGGTTACCTGTTGGAGAAAGAGTTGCAATACCTACAAGCCGCGATCGACAATCCCCAACGGCCCTTGGCTGCGATCGTCGGCGGTTCGAAAGTTTCCAGCAAAATTGGCGTGATCGAAACGCTGCTGGATAAGTGCGACAAACTGCTGATTGGTGGCGGCATGATCTTTACCTTCTACAAAGCCCAAGGACTTTCGGTCGGCGGCTCACTGGTAGAAGAGGACAAACTCGATCTGGCGCGATCGCTGATGGCTAAAGCGCAAGAAAAAGGCGTGCAACTGTTGCTGCCCGTGGATGTAGTAGTGGCCGATAAGTTTGCGCCGGATGCTAATGCCAAAACCGTGGCGATCGATGCGATTCCCGATGGCTGGATGGGCCTAGATATCGGACCTGAGTCGGTCAAGCAATTCGAGGGAGCCTTGGCCGATTGCCGCTCGGTCATTTGGAATGGCCCGATGGGCGTATTTGAGTTCGATCAATTCGCTGTCGGTACCGAAGCGATCGCTCGTAGCTTGGCAGGACTGACCCGCAAGGGTGCAACCACGATCATTGGTGGTGGTGACTCGGTCGCTGCCGTTGAGAAAGTCGGTGTTGCTTCGGAAATGAGCCACATTTCCACCGGTGGTGGTGCCAGCTTGGAACTGCTGGAAGGCAAAGTCCTGCCGGGTGTGGCTGCACTGGATGACGCTGCCTAA
- a CDS encoding serine/threonine-protein kinase, producing the protein MATELQLGVVLSDRYQVVRELGQGGFGRTYLAKDLNRFKEECVLKEFAPQVEGEESLQKAQDLFHREAGVLYQIEHPQIPRFRELLRVTHGGQGRLLLVQDYVAGQTYQQILEMRRAQGQTFSPAEALSLLQNLLPVLNYLHQAGVVHRDISPDNLICRDRDGLPVLIDFGGVKAAAAEAVSQFAQRRQRPLTATRLGKAGYAPGEQMQQGIAYPHGDLYALAVTLLVLMTGEDPQDLQDPLTLEWLWREHLSLDPTFAAVLDRMLALRPRDRFASAAEVQAALTGVALTPEPIQPIHPPSPTPSQLDTVVVAPRQVIAPPAVEPAPTQILTPPSASIEPGSSAAVEEAATTQRFIWAVLAIVFAVFAAGTGWWAARTWLGWQTDSQTPTTPTLPLPDPTPDPTNFSQQRAELANQLQAMQVDPAFFELLVNESFFQAVPERRGQPPSDRPEDRELQQRWLSLAKNWIVRLNSLPVAERSRLGRYSISELSGWLGIAQQQSVSEAAFRAVVDAQYSYLSDDSAAPLRGSPREQVWLAIAAAQAAILQAGEGVTLLTWNEDGTAQVGGNLAPGQGRIFLLPMQAGEVLQLNFSGGAGSAYSVFAPANASGEAIISGDNAPQLQRTLMAGGVYQIVVTSAAGGTVSFSVNAQRAIAEPEPAPQPQPNPTPVPPSAGTPTKPEVTLPAEPSAPLPDPEAPAVPEAPQQP; encoded by the coding sequence ATGGCGACCGAGTTACAGCTGGGAGTGGTGCTGAGCGATCGCTATCAGGTGGTGCGGGAACTCGGACAGGGGGGCTTTGGCCGCACCTATCTGGCGAAGGATTTAAATCGCTTTAAAGAAGAGTGCGTGCTCAAGGAATTTGCGCCCCAAGTTGAAGGAGAAGAGAGTCTCCAGAAAGCTCAAGACCTCTTTCACCGCGAAGCTGGGGTTCTCTACCAAATTGAGCATCCTCAGATTCCCCGCTTTCGGGAACTACTGCGGGTGACCCATGGGGGGCAAGGTCGGCTGTTGCTGGTCCAAGACTATGTGGCTGGGCAGACCTATCAGCAAATTCTGGAGATGCGTCGCGCCCAAGGGCAAACCTTCAGCCCGGCCGAAGCGCTGAGTCTGCTGCAAAATCTCTTGCCGGTGCTGAACTACCTCCATCAGGCGGGTGTGGTTCACCGCGATATTTCGCCAGACAACTTGATCTGTCGCGATCGCGATGGACTGCCGGTGCTGATCGACTTTGGTGGCGTCAAGGCGGCAGCAGCGGAAGCAGTGTCGCAGTTTGCCCAGCGGCGTCAGCGACCATTGACCGCTACTCGGCTCGGGAAAGCAGGTTATGCACCGGGCGAGCAAATGCAGCAGGGGATTGCCTATCCCCACGGTGATCTCTACGCTTTGGCTGTTACTCTGCTGGTCTTGATGACGGGCGAAGACCCCCAAGACCTCCAAGATCCCCTGACCTTGGAATGGCTTTGGCGAGAGCATCTCAGCCTTGACCCAACCTTTGCAGCAGTACTCGATCGCATGCTGGCTTTGCGGCCGCGCGATCGCTTTGCCAGTGCTGCAGAGGTGCAAGCGGCCCTCACGGGTGTGGCTCTGACTCCAGAGCCGATCCAACCAATTCACCCCCCCAGCCCTACCCCAAGCCAGCTCGATACTGTTGTCGTTGCTCCCCGTCAGGTGATTGCACCGCCGGCAGTCGAGCCAGCGCCCACTCAGATCCTGACACCGCCCTCAGCATCCATCGAGCCCGGGAGCTCTGCTGCTGTTGAAGAAGCCGCAACTACCCAGCGCTTCATCTGGGCCGTGTTAGCGATCGTGTTTGCGGTGTTTGCAGCGGGAACCGGCTGGTGGGCAGCTCGCACTTGGCTGGGCTGGCAAACCGATAGCCAAACGCCCACAACACCCACCTTGCCCCTGCCGGATCCAACGCCGGACCCAACGAATTTCAGTCAGCAGCGGGCCGAGTTGGCGAATCAACTGCAAGCCATGCAAGTTGATCCGGCTTTCTTTGAGTTGTTAGTTAATGAAAGCTTTTTCCAAGCTGTCCCAGAGCGGCGGGGACAACCACCCAGCGATCGCCCTGAAGATCGAGAACTCCAGCAGCGCTGGCTGAGCTTGGCCAAAAACTGGATTGTGCGGCTGAATAGCCTGCCGGTGGCGGAGCGATCGCGTTTAGGGCGCTACAGCATTAGTGAACTGAGTGGTTGGCTGGGTATCGCCCAACAACAGTCTGTGAGTGAGGCCGCCTTCCGAGCAGTCGTTGATGCCCAGTACAGCTACCTCAGCGATGATTCAGCGGCACCCCTGCGGGGAAGCCCCCGAGAACAAGTTTGGCTGGCGATCGCGGCAGCTCAGGCAGCGATCCTGCAGGCCGGTGAAGGAGTGACTCTGCTGACCTGGAATGAAGACGGTACCGCGCAAGTTGGCGGCAATTTGGCACCGGGCCAAGGCCGCATTTTCCTCTTGCCGATGCAGGCCGGTGAAGTACTACAGCTCAACTTTTCAGGTGGCGCTGGCAGTGCCTACAGCGTCTTTGCACCCGCCAATGCCAGTGGTGAGGCGATCATTTCTGGGGACAATGCTCCCCAACTCCAGCGAACCCTGATGGCTGGTGGTGTCTATCAAATTGTGGTCACCTCAGCTGCAGGTGGCACAGTCAGTTTCAGTGTGAATGCTCAACGGGCGATCGCAGAGCCGGAGCCAGCGCCGCAACCGCAACCGAATCCGACTCCTGTCCCGCCCAGTGCTGGCACCCCGACCAAGCCAGAAGTTACACTTCCTGCCGAACCCTCGGCTCCTCTACCCGACCCAGAGGCCCCCGCTGTGCCTGAAGCCCCACAGCAACCCTAG
- a CDS encoding Hpt domain-containing protein: MDAEQQQVLEYFIEEARENLDTIEKGLMDLVATSQDSERINELLRSAHSVKGGAAMLGLQSIQHVAHRLEDGFKVLRDQPDVASPEAQSLFLQGFDFLCNLLEHLQNNGELETEYTRQTLEQSDPAFTELQNLLAAAGQATPSAPRVDRWESLLATPTATAASMGADDAVTALLQQLLEHFRAEETTEQRQQILHTCQQLRNLSSEPAWQYLLDICSRAIAKPENSFAQLAAVVVRNLKQASDQWQLGRADQVAVTPALARLAGGAIDPYTATVVSIPIEPQEAARALAASFERSQLLVLATQLVQVLREG; this comes from the coding sequence GTGGATGCAGAACAGCAACAGGTTCTCGAATACTTCATTGAAGAAGCCCGCGAGAATCTCGACACAATCGAGAAGGGTTTGATGGATCTGGTGGCCACCAGCCAAGATTCAGAGCGCATCAATGAACTCCTCCGCTCCGCCCACTCCGTTAAGGGGGGCGCAGCCATGTTGGGTTTACAGAGCATTCAGCATGTTGCACACCGCCTCGAAGATGGCTTTAAGGTGCTGCGCGACCAACCCGACGTTGCTAGCCCAGAAGCGCAGTCACTGTTTTTGCAGGGCTTTGATTTTCTTTGCAACCTGCTCGAGCATCTGCAGAACAATGGTGAGCTGGAGACGGAATACACCCGCCAAACTCTCGAGCAATCGGACCCAGCCTTTACGGAACTCCAGAACTTGCTAGCAGCTGCTGGTCAAGCGACCCCATCCGCACCGCGCGTCGATCGTTGGGAAAGCCTGCTGGCCACCCCGACTGCCACAGCTGCCAGCATGGGAGCCGATGACGCCGTCACGGCGTTGCTGCAACAGCTCCTCGAGCATTTTCGGGCCGAGGAAACGACTGAGCAACGGCAGCAGATTCTCCATACTTGTCAGCAACTGCGCAATCTCTCGTCGGAACCTGCTTGGCAGTACCTCTTGGATATCTGCTCTCGGGCGATCGCCAAGCCTGAAAATAGCTTTGCTCAGCTAGCGGCGGTTGTGGTTCGCAACCTCAAGCAGGCCAGCGATCAATGGCAATTGGGCCGAGCTGATCAAGTTGCCGTCACTCCTGCTCTGGCTCGGTTAGCCGGTGGGGCAATCGATCCCTACACCGCCACGGTGGTTAGCATTCCGATTGAACCTCAAGAAGCCGCTCGGGCCTTGGCCGCCAGTTTTGAGCGATCGCAGTTGTTGGTTCTGGCCACTCAACTGGTCCAGGTGCTGCGGGAAGGCTAA
- a CDS encoding TVP38/TMEM64 family protein, whose translation MLLSAIAPASISVWNLQAVLQGVLESIGNLGPWAAIAFIGFYAIATIAFVPGAILTLGGGVLFGLVWGSLYVFVGATLGAIAAFLIGRYLARSWISRQLASYPNFAAIDRAVGKAGLKIVFLTRLSPLFPFNFLNYAYGVTSVTLRDYALASIGMVPGTILYVYLGSLAGNIATLSLSDRPQQTVLGWVINLIGLGATIVVTIYVTRLARHSLQTVVNPQGDQ comes from the coding sequence ATGCTCCTTTCAGCGATCGCGCCAGCTTCAATCAGTGTCTGGAATCTGCAAGCAGTGCTTCAGGGGGTATTGGAAAGCATTGGTAATCTTGGGCCGTGGGCTGCGATCGCTTTCATTGGTTTCTATGCCATTGCGACGATCGCTTTTGTTCCTGGCGCAATTCTGACCCTAGGCGGCGGAGTTCTATTTGGTTTGGTTTGGGGCTCGCTCTATGTTTTTGTTGGGGCCACGCTTGGAGCGATCGCTGCTTTTTTGATCGGGCGATATCTAGCGCGGAGTTGGATCTCTCGTCAACTAGCGAGTTATCCAAACTTTGCAGCGATTGATCGTGCAGTGGGAAAAGCAGGCTTAAAAATTGTCTTTCTGACTCGGCTTTCACCGCTGTTCCCTTTTAATTTTTTGAATTATGCCTACGGTGTGACCAGCGTAACGCTCAGAGATTACGCCTTAGCGTCGATAGGGATGGTTCCTGGCACCATTTTGTACGTCTATCTAGGTTCGTTGGCTGGCAATATTGCCACACTGAGTTTGAGCGATCGCCCTCAACAGACAGTCTTAGGATGGGTCATTAATTTGATTGGTTTAGGCGCAACTATTGTTGTGACAATCTATGTCACGCGACTAGCTCGCCACTCATTACAAACGGTTGTGAACCCCCAGGGAGATCAATAG
- the rpsR gene encoding 30S ribosomal protein S18: protein MSYFRRRLSPIKPSDPIDYKDVDLLRKFITERGKILPRRITGLTARQQRDLAVAIKRARILALLPFLNQEG, encoded by the coding sequence ATGAGCTATTTCCGTCGTCGTCTCTCTCCCATCAAGCCCAGCGATCCAATCGACTATAAAGATGTCGATCTGCTGCGCAAGTTCATCACCGAACGGGGCAAAATTCTTCCCCGTCGGATCACTGGCCTGACCGCACGTCAACAGCGCGATTTAGCGGTTGCAATCAAGCGGGCTCGGATTCTGGCCCTGCTACCGTTCCTCAACCAAGAAGGCTAA
- the rpmG gene encoding 50S ribosomal protein L33, which yields MAKAKGARIVITLECTECRSNTAKRSPGVSRYTTQKNRRNTTERLEIKKFCPHCNKHTAHKEIK from the coding sequence ATGGCCAAGGCGAAGGGCGCCCGCATCGTGATCACTCTCGAGTGCACGGAATGTCGGTCCAACACAGCTAAGCGCTCTCCAGGCGTGTCCCGCTACACCACGCAGAAAAACCGTCGCAACACGACGGAACGGCTAGAAATCAAAAAATTCTGCCCGCACTGCAACAAGCACACCGCACATAAAGAGATCAAATAG
- a CDS encoding ribonuclease R family protein: MEAGTLIEFRLGGQRHLGVLDRPDGKKNWIVVDERGANRSLHPRDFTYVVAGQIYKPQELAAFRREVEALLDPDALAIAWEMLVDEGEEAELAILSDLLFSQADPAALYATFRLLDDDRTYFRQRRDRYEARSREQVAEQQRQLAIAAEKARLWQNFLDRCQQAQGGETVTWIDSDRPWLKALEQWALFSEDGNNTRAATEVLTALGRQASAQAAHDLLVALGYWQPHENLFLRRSQVPTTFPVAVMDVVQTCLDAPPVDRDRRQDLSHLKVYTIDDESTREIDDGLSCQRLSDGRLQLWVHVADPTRLIEPGDALDLEARRRSTTIYLPTGMVPMFPLELAAGPMSLVQGQACCALSFGICLDEQGAIASYEIVPSQIRPTYRLTYEDVDEMLDLGVTAEQELLDLWEMAQRRRRWRHQQGAIAINMPEAVIKVSEADDQISISVLEESAARALVAEMMILAGEVAGHYGATNGLPLPFRGQPQPELPSEEELLALPAGPVRSCAIRRCMPRSETSLNPQRHASLGLDRYSQVTSPIRRYTDLVTHFQIKAHLRGDQLPFSAEELETLLQSTLSLSYEAVLVERQTNRYWGLEYLRRQGDRIWSSLILRWLREHEQLALILIEDLGLELPIRLSQPVELGDRLALRVTHADPRQDRIQFEVVESLESVD, from the coding sequence GTGGAAGCAGGAACGCTGATTGAGTTTCGCCTAGGTGGTCAACGCCACTTAGGCGTTTTGGATCGTCCAGACGGCAAAAAAAATTGGATTGTCGTCGATGAACGCGGGGCAAACCGCTCGCTCCACCCCCGCGATTTCACCTATGTGGTGGCGGGACAAATCTATAAACCCCAAGAGCTTGCTGCTTTTCGCAGGGAAGTGGAGGCCCTACTCGACCCCGATGCGTTAGCGATCGCTTGGGAAATGTTGGTTGATGAAGGGGAAGAGGCAGAACTCGCAATCCTCAGTGATCTGCTGTTCTCACAAGCGGATCCAGCCGCCCTCTACGCGACCTTTCGTCTCTTGGATGACGATCGCACCTACTTCCGGCAGCGCCGCGATCGCTACGAAGCGCGCAGCCGTGAGCAAGTCGCTGAGCAGCAACGACAGCTGGCGATCGCTGCTGAAAAAGCCCGACTCTGGCAAAACTTTCTCGATCGCTGTCAGCAGGCACAAGGTGGTGAGACTGTCACTTGGATCGATAGCGATCGCCCTTGGTTGAAGGCCCTCGAACAATGGGCACTCTTTAGCGAAGACGGCAACAACACTCGAGCTGCGACCGAAGTTCTGACAGCTTTAGGTCGCCAAGCCTCGGCTCAGGCTGCCCATGACCTGTTGGTCGCCTTGGGTTACTGGCAACCGCACGAAAATCTCTTTTTGCGCCGCAGCCAAGTCCCGACAACATTCCCTGTCGCGGTGATGGATGTGGTTCAAACTTGCTTAGATGCTCCTCCCGTTGACCGCGATCGCCGTCAGGATCTCAGCCATCTCAAGGTCTACACGATCGATGATGAGAGTACACGGGAGATTGACGATGGTTTGAGCTGTCAGCGGCTCAGCGACGGTCGCCTCCAACTCTGGGTGCATGTTGCTGACCCAACCCGCTTGATTGAACCGGGCGATGCCCTAGATCTGGAAGCCCGTCGCCGCAGCACCACCATCTATTTACCCACCGGCATGGTACCGATGTTCCCCTTGGAACTGGCGGCCGGTCCGATGAGTTTGGTGCAAGGGCAAGCCTGCTGTGCCCTCAGCTTTGGTATCTGTCTGGATGAGCAAGGGGCGATCGCCAGCTACGAGATTGTGCCCAGCCAAATTCGACCGACCTATCGCCTCACCTACGAAGATGTCGACGAAATGCTCGACCTCGGCGTGACAGCAGAGCAAGAATTACTCGACCTCTGGGAGATGGCCCAACGGCGACGCCGGTGGCGGCACCAGCAAGGGGCGATCGCCATCAACATGCCTGAGGCGGTGATCAAGGTCTCTGAAGCCGACGATCAAATCTCGATTTCCGTGCTAGAAGAATCGGCTGCGCGTGCCCTCGTCGCCGAAATGATGATTCTGGCAGGTGAAGTCGCGGGCCACTACGGCGCAACAAACGGCTTACCGCTACCGTTCCGGGGACAGCCCCAACCGGAATTACCGAGCGAAGAAGAATTGCTGGCGCTGCCTGCCGGTCCTGTCCGATCCTGTGCAATCCGGCGCTGTATGCCTCGCAGCGAAACGAGTCTCAACCCCCAGCGCCATGCCAGCTTGGGCCTCGACCGCTACTCGCAGGTCACCTCCCCGATTCGGCGCTACACCGACCTCGTTACCCACTTCCAAATCAAGGCGCATCTGCGGGGCGACCAACTCCCCTTCAGTGCAGAAGAACTGGAAACACTGCTGCAGAGTACCCTCAGCCTCAGCTATGAAGCCGTGCTGGTGGAGCGGCAGACCAATCGCTACTGGGGTCTGGAGTACCTGCGTCGTCAGGGCGATCGCATCTGGTCGTCCCTGATTCTGCGCTGGCTGCGAGAGCACGAGCAACTTGCGTTGATTCTGATTGAAGACCTTGGCTTAGAGCTGCCAATTCGCCTCAGTCAGCCCGTGGAACTGGGCGATCGCTTGGCTCTACGCGTCACCCACGCCGACCCGCGCCAAGATCGCATCCAATTTGAGGTGGTCGAAAGCCTAGAGTCTGTGGACTAG
- a CDS encoding mercuric reductase codes for MSSQSFIAFVSPADSHNQLLIDRVHPQDWINPEPADCYDLVVIGAGTTGLVVAAGATGLGLGLKVALIEKQLMGGDCLNFGCVPSKALIRSSRVIGELQRANTLGIQVAPEAIAVDFAAVMERLRKVRAGMSVHDSAQRFQALGVDVFLGQACFCDRNTIQVGEATLKFRKAVIATGARATYPNIEGLEASGFLTNETVFSLSNCPRRLAVIGGGPIGCELAQAFQRLGSQVTLFQRRSQLLPKEDFEAAEVIQNQLRADGVQVCLSAEITRIERTASGKLITFRQEGRESVLEVDEILVGTGRSPNVQDLNLEAVGVDYDSVHGVKVNDYLQTTNPKIYAAGDVCSPWKFTHAADAAARIVIKNALFSPFGLGKSKVSDLIIPRVTFTDPEVAHVGLSETAARHQGIAIATITIPLDQVDRTVLDGETAGFIRIHHQPNSDKILGATIVAPHAGEMISEVTTAIANQLGMSALSSVIHPYPTQAEGIKKAADNYRRTLLTPMTKQLLKLLMIFSK; via the coding sequence TTGTCATCACAGTCTTTCATAGCGTTCGTGAGTCCTGCCGATTCTCACAACCAATTACTGATCGATCGCGTCCATCCCCAGGATTGGATAAACCCCGAGCCTGCTGATTGCTATGACCTCGTGGTGATTGGGGCAGGAACAACCGGGCTCGTGGTCGCTGCTGGAGCGACAGGACTAGGCTTAGGGCTAAAAGTTGCCTTAATTGAAAAGCAACTCATGGGTGGTGATTGCCTCAATTTTGGTTGTGTTCCTTCTAAGGCATTAATTCGTTCTTCGCGAGTGATTGGGGAGCTCCAACGTGCAAACACACTGGGTATTCAAGTCGCTCCAGAGGCAATCGCCGTCGATTTTGCCGCGGTTATGGAGCGTCTTCGGAAAGTGAGAGCAGGCATGAGTGTGCATGACTCAGCTCAACGGTTCCAAGCGCTAGGGGTTGATGTCTTTTTGGGCCAAGCTTGCTTTTGCGATCGCAACACAATTCAAGTGGGTGAGGCAACACTCAAGTTTCGAAAAGCTGTGATTGCAACTGGAGCGCGAGCTACTTACCCAAATATTGAAGGCTTGGAGGCTTCTGGCTTTTTAACCAATGAGACTGTTTTCTCTCTGTCTAATTGTCCCCGTCGCTTAGCTGTCATTGGCGGAGGGCCGATCGGTTGCGAGTTAGCTCAGGCGTTCCAACGTCTAGGCAGTCAAGTCACGCTTTTTCAAAGGCGATCGCAACTGTTACCTAAAGAGGATTTCGAGGCCGCTGAAGTCATTCAAAACCAGTTGAGAGCAGATGGCGTACAAGTTTGTCTCTCAGCCGAAATCACACGGATCGAAAGAACAGCGAGTGGTAAATTAATCACCTTTCGGCAAGAAGGTCGAGAATCTGTTCTTGAAGTTGATGAGATTTTAGTTGGAACCGGGCGATCGCCAAATGTTCAAGATCTCAACCTAGAAGCAGTTGGCGTTGATTATGACTCAGTTCATGGAGTTAAAGTCAATGACTATCTACAAACAACCAATCCTAAAATTTATGCGGCTGGTGATGTCTGTTCACCCTGGAAGTTCACCCATGCAGCGGATGCGGCAGCTCGGATTGTCATTAAAAATGCGCTCTTTTCACCCTTTGGGCTTGGCAAATCAAAAGTCAGCGATTTGATAATTCCCCGCGTTACTTTTACTGATCCAGAAGTCGCCCATGTTGGTCTCTCAGAAACTGCAGCGCGACATCAAGGAATTGCGATCGCAACAATTACCATTCCTCTCGATCAAGTCGATCGCACTGTTTTAGATGGAGAGACAGCGGGGTTTATTAGAATTCATCATCAGCCAAACTCAGATAAAATTCTGGGCGCAACGATTGTGGCTCCTCACGCAGGTGAAATGATTTCAGAGGTCACTACCGCGATCGCAAATCAGTTAGGGATGAGTGCTCTCAGTAGTGTCATTCATCCCTATCCAACCCAAGCGGAAGGAATTAAAAAGGCAGCTGATAATTACCGGCGTACTTTACTAACACCAATGACAAAACAGCTACTGAAATTACTAATGATATTTTCAAAATAA
- a CDS encoding ABC transporter permease has translation MVSRRSSVLPFQRWLGAQRRQRLRLWLTLVRRELEAQYQGSVLGNAWPLLNQLSQLLIYTYIFSMILKTRPALASLGDSTMGYGLWLFSGLLPWIAFTNGFSRAATAVIRQPNLVKKVVFPLGLLPLVDPGVALVESAFGTLVLLAATAIAGVNLQGALWLPLLWLPQFLLTAGLAYLLAGLTVYLRDIPQIVGVSLNLWFYLTPIVYPLTLIPEPLRGWLLTLNPMAQLVELYRSTLFEQQFQSELWFQFTAIALVLFWAGRRCFQRLQPGFSDIL, from the coding sequence GTTTCCCGTCGCTCTTCAGTTCTTCCTTTCCAGCGCTGGTTAGGAGCACAGCGACGGCAGCGCCTCCGACTGTGGCTGACCCTCGTGCGGCGAGAACTCGAAGCTCAGTACCAAGGATCTGTGCTGGGTAATGCTTGGCCTCTACTCAATCAGCTTTCGCAGCTGTTGATTTACACTTATATCTTCTCGATGATTCTCAAAACCCGTCCTGCTCTGGCCAGCCTTGGCGATAGCACTATGGGCTATGGTCTTTGGCTTTTCTCTGGCCTGCTGCCGTGGATTGCCTTTACGAATGGCTTTAGTCGAGCTGCGACTGCGGTAATCCGTCAGCCCAATCTCGTCAAAAAGGTGGTCTTCCCCCTAGGACTTTTGCCCCTTGTTGACCCAGGGGTCGCTTTGGTCGAAAGTGCGTTTGGCACCCTAGTCTTGCTGGCCGCGACAGCGATCGCTGGGGTGAATCTGCAAGGGGCGCTCTGGTTGCCCCTCCTCTGGCTGCCCCAATTTCTGCTGACGGCTGGTTTGGCTTATCTGCTAGCAGGGTTGACCGTCTACCTGCGAGATATCCCTCAAATTGTCGGTGTTTCGCTCAATCTCTGGTTCTATCTGACACCGATCGTCTACCCCTTGACCCTCATCCCAGAACCTTTACGAGGCTGGTTGCTGACACTCAACCCCATGGCGCAGTTGGTGGAGCTCTATCGTTCTACCCTGTTTGAGCAGCAATTTCAAAGTGAATTGTGGTTCCAGTTCACCGCGATCGCGCTCGTGCTGTTTTGGGCCGGTCGGCGCTGTTTCCAGCGCCTGCAACCGGGATTTTCCGACATTCTCTAG